A single region of the Synergistaceae bacterium genome encodes:
- a CDS encoding phage tail protein produces the protein MGQIIDLIPSLYHGTENELTGFVEQTEPEIERIQEKIKGITALINVDRCPDKFLPYLAALTNVPIIGENPTTWRKQIRNWPYLLKHKGTAWGFNIFLDSLGISESSVLAQLSG, from the coding sequence ATGGGACAAATCATTGACCTGATCCCCTCTCTTTATCACGGCACGGAAAACGAGCTTACCGGGTTTGTTGAGCAGACGGAACCTGAAATAGAGCGGATACAAGAAAAGATAAAGGGAATAACGGCGTTGATCAACGTTGACCGTTGCCCCGACAAGTTCTTGCCCTACCTTGCAGCTCTGACGAATGTGCCAATTATCGGGGAAAATCCTACAACGTGGCGCAAACAAATACGAAATTGGCCGTATTTGCTCAAGCATAAGGGCACGGCGTGGGGCTTTAACATCTTCCTAGATTCTCTGGGGATATCGGAGTCGAGCGTGCTGGCGCAACTCAGCGGGTGA